TAGTTGGGATTGCGGGGATTTCCGTCGATATCGGTAGAGATGGCAGCAATGTGCATACCTGCTCCGGCAAGAGAATCCTGGCAAGAATGCAGGTCGAAATCGGAGTAGAATTTAGGATTGACAGACAAGGAATTGGCATCGAATCCTGTATTGATTTGCCATGCATAGAGAGAAGGATAAGCCGTACCGAGGTATCCGAAGTTGGAGGAGGCGGGGATGAAGTAGTTGTTGTAATCCATGTTATTGATGAAAGCACCGCTGATATAAATGGCATAACCTCCTGTCGTTTTTCTGGCTGCGATGTTGTTGTTGTAGATATTAAAACCGCCACCGCCGGTTAGGTATATGGGATAGGTAGTGCCCGTATTTGGGATACTAATGTTGTTATTATAGAGATTGATGTAAGAGCAAGTTGAGGCATAGATGCCGTAACATGTAGAAGAGTTGGTGCTGTCTCCGATGGCAATGAAGTTATTGGCAAAGAGTGCGGGATTGGAGGGGGTACCATTGGTCTGATACATGTAAAGTCCATAGACAAAACCGGATGGTTTGTTGAAAATAAACTTATTTTTTTGTACGGAAGAAATCTTATCAACGTAGTAAAAATAAGCCAGATAAATGGAGGATGAATAATTGATGGAAGCTGTTACATAGTTATTGTTGAACGATAATCCGTCTGCATAATATACATGAAGCGGTCTGTAGTATTGCATCATAAATTTGTTACCGTCAAAGACCGTATTTGTGTTTCTAGTTGGTAGTGCTTTGACCATACCAATAAATTCCATAGCTACCTCCTTTGATGGTGTTGTTGAGGAATTTGATGTTGTTGGTAGGTGTTCCGGATCCTTTGTAAACAACCGTTTTATTGGTTGAAGTGGAAGTGTTGTTGGTATCGTTCATTAAGATACAGTTTTTGATGTAATATTATTTTCACCGCCGTTAAAGTGTAAGAACATAAGCATAAGTAGATCCTGTATTGACGATTTGCAAGCTGTCGATACGGTAATGAGAGGCACCTCCGTCAAACTTGATGACATAGTTGTCGGAAGTAGAGGCAGAAGCAAAGGTTAAGACAGAGTTGAGGTTTTTTCCTTTGAATGTTACGGTGTTGGTGGCACTCATGCCTTGTACGGTAGTCAGAGTGATTTGTTCATTGAATGTAGAATCATGCACGATAAAAGTTACCGGACCGCAAACACCGAAGTTATTCAAGGCATTGACCGCAGCGGTGAAACTTGGATAATTGGCAGTAGGTCCGCCAATGTAATAAGTGCCGGACAGGGAGGGGATTAAAGTAATCATTGCCGTATCATTAGATGGAATTGAGTCATTTACACCGTTTGGATTTGAGGTATAAACTTTAAGTATATCACCATTGCTAAATGTATAATTACCAATAACCACATTTGCAAGAGTTTGTAATGGTGCTATTGCACCGGACCAATTGTAGGGTGTTTGAGGCACTCCGTTTACTTCCCAATTGATTGTGCAATTAAAAAGAGTGTCAGTTCCTAAGTTTTCTAATGTTACTACAATATTTGAATTGCCAACTGAGCAAGTAGGCACATAAGGTGTGTCGATGGATGCAATTCCGGCATCATTCGGATATGGACAAAGGGCAGTAATAATTACATCATCAATGTATATACCATCATAGTTGTTTGCAATTCCATCAATTGAGTTAAAATTAAATCTTAATATTATATTTTGACCGGCAAATGATGATAGGTTATAGGTAACATTATGCCATCCACCAAATAATAATCCTCCCGGATTACTATTGGTACTAAAAATATTTGTGAAGGTAGACCCACCATTATTAGAAATTTGCACGGTTAATACATCATAGGTACAAGGAACTGTAAAGCATTCATTGTTAACATAGTAATTAAATGATAAAGTAGCTCCTGTAGATGGGATTGAAATTGATGGAGATACAAGATTACCAGAAACAGTTAAGCTACCATTACCAAATTCGCATCCTGAACCTTGAAATAAAGCACTTCCCGGTGCACTATGTCCGGAAGCACTACTTTGACTACAGGAAGTGGTAAAAATCCAATTACCATTTACACCATTTGCAGCTGTAAATTGCCCTAAACTTGAATTAAAAGTTTCTTGAAAGATTGGGCATTGGGCATAAATATTCAACAATAAAATGTTGAATGTGAAAAATAATAATAATTTTTTCATAGTTAGAGGTTTTTATTTGAGTAACAAATATATAAATTTTTATCAGATTTTAATATTAATTTTTTATCAAATTTTAAATTAACTTTAAACAACAAAAAAATAGCGGCTATGAAGCCGCTATTCTAAAGGTGTTTGGAGTATTTAAAAAATGTTAATTACTCTATAATCAACTTTTTGATAATGGCAGATTGATCATCTTGCAGTTTAAGGAAATAGATTCCTTTGGCCTGGTTGGTCAGGTCGACCGGCAAGACATCGCCGTTGTTGGCTTTAATCACTTGACGGAACACTACCTGTCCTTGTGTATTGAGTATTTCAAGCGTAGCATTGCTCCATACCCGGTTGAAACGTAAGTTGATCAATCCATTGTTGGGATTGGGGTAAACGGCAAGTGAAGCGGCATCTGTTTCGTTGATGGCATTGGGCGATCCGGGTATAGTGTAAGTTACGGTGTCGCTTGTACATTGCCCATAAGCGATTAGCGTAACGGTGTGGGTATCTCCTGATGCATAAACATGCGTAGGATTCATGTCGGTGGAAGTATTTCCATCGCCGAAGTCCCAGAAGTAGGAAGAAGCGTTGGTGGAGGTGTTATTGAAGGTATAGATGAATTGCGAACCGGTGTAAGAGAAATCGGCAACAGGATCGGGTATATTGGTGATTTTGATATTGTCAAAACCTGTACCACAGGCATTTGTGGCATTGAGGGTATAAGTACCCGGATTGACCACTTGAATAGTGGCAGTGGTATCTCCTGTTGGCAACCAGGCAAAAGTTCCGTTAGGTTCGGGGAAGCCGATGGTTACGGTATCGCCGGGACATTTTTCGATATCAGGACCTAAGAAGTTGTTGGAAGCAGGGTTGGCAAACACATCGGCACCGATAAATGGGTAGTTGGGATTGCGGGGATTTCCGTCGATATCGGTAGAGATGGCAGCAATGTGCATACCTGCTCCGGCAAGAGAATCCTGGCAAGAATGCAGGTCGAAATCGGAGTAGAATTTAGGATTGACAGACAAGGAATTGGCATCGAATCCTGTATTGATTTGCCATGCATAGAGAGAAGGATAAGCCGTACCGAAGTATCCGAAGTTGGAGGAGGCGGGGATGAAGTAGTTGTTGTAATCCATGTTATTGATGAAAGCACCGCTGATATAAATGGCATAACCTCCTGTCGTTTTTCTGGCTGCGATGTTGTTGTTGTAGATATTAAAACCACCACCGCCGGTTAGGTATATGGGATAGGTAGTGCCCGTATTGGGATACTAATGTTGTTATTGATAGAGATTGATATAAGAGCAAGTAGAGGCATAGATGCCGTAACCTGTAGAAGAGTTGGTGCTGTCTCCGATGGCAATGAAGTTATTGGCAAAGAGTGCGGGATTGGAGGGGGTACCATTGGCCTGATACATGTAAAGTCCATAGACAAAACCGGATGGTTTGTTGAAAATAAACTTATTTTTTTGTACGGAAGAAATCTTATCAACGTAGTAAAAATAAGCCAGATAAATGGAGGATGAATAATTGATGGAAGCTGTTACATAGTTATTGTTGAACGATAATCCGTCTGCATAGTATACATGAAGCGGTCTGTAATATTGCATCATAAATTTGTTACCGTCAAAGACCGTATTTGTGTTTCTGTTGGTAGTGTCTTTGACCATACCAATAAATTCCATAGCTACCTCCTTTGATGGTGTTGTTGAGGAATTTGATGTTGTTGGTCACGGAGTTCCGGAACCTTTGTAAACAACCGTTTTATTGGTTGAAGTCGGAAGTGTTGTTGGTATCATTCATCAAGATACAGTTCTCAATGATGATATCATCTTCACCGCCGTTAAAGTGTAAGAACAAAAGCATAAGTAGATCCTGTATTGACGATTTGCAAGCTGTCGATACGGTAATGAGAGGCACCTCCGTCAAACTTGATGACATAGTTGTCGGAAGTAGAGGCAGAAGCAAAGGTTAAGACAGAGTTGAGGTTTTTTCCTTTGAATGTTACGGTGTTGGTGGCACTCATGCCTTGTACGGTAGGTCAGAGTGATTTGTTCATTGAATGTAGAATCATGCACGATAAAAGTCACCGGACCGCAAACACCGAAGTTATTCAAAGCATTGACCGCATCATTAAAACTAGCATAATCTGCCATGGGTCCCCCAATGTAAAATGTTCCACTCAAAGAAGGGGAAATAATCGTATTTAAAGTATCATTTTGATTGATTGTGTCAGGAACGTTGTTGGGATTATATGTCCATATTTTTAAATTAATGGTTGTTGTTAAATTGATAGTACCTAAATTGACTTGAGCTGTAGTTGGATTCGAACCTCCGTTTGTATCCAACAATATATAATAAGTTTGAGACGGTTGTGGTACTCCATTTATTTCCCATGCAATTGAAAATGTATCCACTTGATTCATTCCAAAATTTCCAACAGTTACAACTACAGGCGTAGGACCCGGGCATGCCACAGATGGAGTGTCTAATGAAACGATACCAATATTGTTGTAACCTTGAACATAATTGTAAGTTAATACCGGGGTAATACAAAAAGATGCGCCACCCGTACAAATATTATTTACTGAGGATGTTGCCGTATAAGTAAATGTAATGATTCCATCCATAGACCAACTATTGATAGAATCAACAGGAATTGTAAATGAGGTAAAGTCATTTCCGCATTGCATACCCTGGAGTGTTCCCAATACACCACCATTCTCAGTATAAATGGTAACGTATTCCGTAGATAAATCCAAATCGCCGGTAAAATATACGTCTAAGGTACCACTGTTTATTGCACCAAATTGTGCATTGTTATGATTCACAATCTCAGTACCTCCGGTTACTAAGTTACAAATTTGAGGTATGGAGTCATAATACACTCCTGCATGGGTTTCCCATGATATCAACATAACGAAACCCGTGATTAATAAAGTAAAGATCTTTTTCATAGCATTATTTTTTACATTTTATGAGACAAAGATAATGAATGTTTATGTAAAGTCCATTAAATACATATGGATGTAAAAAAAATAGCGGCTTCATAGCCGCTATTTTAAAGGTGTTTGGAGTATTTAAAAAATGTTAATTACTCTATAATCAACTTTTTGATAATGGCAGATTGATCATCTTGCAGTTTAAGGAAATAGATTCCTTTGGCCTGGTTGGTCAGGTCGACCGGCAAGACATCGCCGTTGTTGGCTTTAATCACTTGACGGAACACTACCTGTCCTTGTGTATTGAGTATTTCAAGCGTAGCATTGCTCCATACCCGGTTGAAACGTACGTTGATCAATCCATTGTTGGGATTGGGATAAACGGCAAGTGTAGTGGCATCTGTTTCGTTGATGGCATTGGGTGATCCGGGTATAGTGTAAGTTACGGTGTCGCTTGTACACTGCCCATAAGCGATTAGTGTAACGGTGTGGGTATCTCCTGATGCATAAACATGCGTAGGATTCATGTCGGTGGAAGTATTTCCATCGCCGAAGTCCCAGAAGTAGGAAGAAGCGTTGGTGGATGTGTTATTGAAGGTAAAGATGAATTGTGAACCGGTGTATGTGAAATTGGCAACAGGATCGGGTATATTGGTGATTTTGATATTGTCAAAACCTGTACCACAGGCATTTGTGGCATTGAGGGTATAAGTACCCGGATTGACCACTTGAATGGTGGCAGTGGTATCACCTGTTGGCAACCAGGCAAAAGTTCCGTTAGGTTCGGGGAATCCGATGGTTACGGTATCGCCGGGACATTTTTCGATATCAGGACCTAAGAAGTTGTTGGAAGCAGGGTTGGCAAACACATCGGCACCGATAAATGGGTAGTTGGGATTGCGGGGATTTCCGTCGATATCGGTAGAGATGGCAGCAATGTGCATACCTGCTCCGGCAAGAGAATCCTGGCAAGAATGCAGGTCGAAATCGGAGTAGAATTTAGGATTGACAGACAAGGAATTGGCATCGAATCCTGTATTGATTTGCCATGCATAGAGAGAAGGATAAGCCGTACCGAGGTATCCGAAGTTGGAGGAGGCGGGGATGAAGTAGTTGTTGTAATCCATGTTATTGATGAAAGCACCGCTGATATAAATGGCATAACCTCCTGTCGTTTTTCTGGCTGCGATGTTGTTGTTGTAGATATTAAAACCACCACCGCCGGTTAGGTATATGGGATAGGTAGTGCCCGTATTTGGGATACTAATGTTGTTATTGATAGAGATTGATGTAAGAGCAAGTAGAGGCATAGATGCCGTAACATGTAGAAGAGTTGGTGCTGTCTCCGATGGCAATGAAGTTATTGGCAAAGAGTGCGGGATTGGAGGGTGTACCATTGGCCTGATACATGTAAAGTCCATAGACAAAACCGGATGGTTTGTTGAAAATAAACTTATTTTTTTGTACGGAAGAAATCTTATCAACGTAGTAAAAATAAGCCAGATAAATGGAGGATGAATAATTGATGGAAGCTGTTACATAGTTATTGTTGAACGATAATCCGTCTGCATAGTATACATGAAGCGGTCTGTAATATTGCATCATAAATTTGTTACCGTCAAAGACCGTATTTGTGTTTCTGATTGGTAGTGCTTTGACCATACCAATAAATTCCATAGCTACCTCCTTTGATGGTGTTGTTGAGGAATTTGATGTTGTTGGTAGGTGTTCCGGATCCTTTGTAAACAACCGTTTTATTGGTTGAAGTGGAAGTGTTGTTGGTATCATTCATCAAGATACAGTTCTCGATGATGATATCATCTTCACCGCCGTTAAAGTGTAAAACATAAGCATAAGTAGATCCTGTATTGACGATTTGCAGGCTGTCGATACGGTAATGAGATGCACCTCCGTCAAACTTGATGACATAGTTGTCGGAAGTAGAGGCAGAAGCAAAGGTTAAGACAGAGTTGAGGTTTTTTCCTTTGAATGTTACGGTGTTGGTGGCACTCATGCCTTGTACGGTAGTCAGAGTGATTTGTTCATTGAATGTAGAATCATGCACGATAAAAGTTACCGGACCGCAAACACCGAAGTTATTCAATGCATTGACCGCAGCGGTGAAACTTGGATAATTGGCAGTAGGTCCGCCAATATAATAAGTTCCGGATAGGGAGGGATTGATAGCTTTCACAACCGTATCGTTCATGGGCATGGAATCATTCACACCATTGGGTAATGAGGTATACACTTTTAAAATATCGCCTGCCGAAAAATTATAGTTCCCGATCAGGACATTTGACAGGGTTTGATAGGGAGGGATAACGCCTGTCCAGCTGTAAGGTGTTTGAGCCACACCGTTGACCATCCAGTTGACAGTGCAGTTAAACAAGGTGTCGGTACCCATATTTTGCAGGGTAATCACCACATTGGATTGTCCTACTGTGCAAGACGGCACATAAGGAGTGTCGATGGAAGCCACCCCGGCATCGTTGGCATAGGGAGGGAGCACCACAATGTCATAATCTTCAGCTTCTCCCCATGTGATGGAATTGCATGGATCAGATGGTACGCCGGCATATTGACATCTAACCCTCATACGGTATGTTCCTCCTGTAGCATTGGCCGGAGCCGTAATAGAACCTGTAAAAGGGGAAGTGGAGGATGTTCCTGAGTTCCATACATCCTCTCCGGGGTCGTTGAAATCAAAGTCATTGTTCCAATCCACCCAAATCCTGAATCCTTGTGAATATGCAGATCCTGCTTGTACGGTAAAGTTGAAGGACCCCATGTAATTGATGGTCACTTTGGTTGCCGTGTGATAACTATAATTACCGGAGCTACAGCCGGAATTCAAATTGCTGATATTGGTGATACCTCCGGTGGTAGAAAAATTTTCAATTTGGTCACCCAACTACAACCGGTTGAATATTGAGGAGTGCAATATTGCCCGTAACCGGAATACAGGGCAAATCCTCCCAGTAAAGATAGTAGAATTTTTTTCATAACTTTTAGTTTTAAGTTTAGGCAAATATAATGTTTTTTTGATGAGATGGTCTTAAAAAGTTATGCACGGTTTTGCCGGATGTTATTTTTGAATAACACATTAAATTGTTTTATATCAATGGTTAAGGTATTTTTTCCGGGGTGTTTTTAATTGTTAAAAAAATACCTGATTCAAAAATGATGTTTTTTGTTAACTTTACAAAGATTTTTCAAAAACATCACAAATGAGCATCAAGTTGTACGAAGGATCACGGCTGGAGATATACAGTGCAATGACGGATACGGTCCTGGAACGTCCTTTTGTGGGAGGAGGAATAAGTGCCGGATTTCCTTCTCCGGCAATGGATTTTGAATTTGACGCTATTGATTTAAACAGGTTTTTGGTAAAGCATCCTGCTGCCACTTTTTACGGAAGAGTAAAAGGAAACTCCCTTAAGAATGCAGGGATTGATGATGGCGACATCCTGGTGATCGACCGGAGTATGGAGCCCTCCCATGGCAAAATAGCTGTTTGCTATATTAATGGAGAATTCACGGCCAAACGCATCCATATCAGCAAAGGTGAAGTGTGGTTGATGCCCGAAAATGAAGATTATGAACCCATCAAGGTGGAAGAAGGCAATGAGTTGATTATTTGGGGAGTGGTTACGTATGTGATTAAAGCAGTGTAAGCGAGGTATGTTTGCATTGATCGATTGTAATAATTTTTATGCTTCATGTGAGAGGGTGTTCAGGCCCGATCTTCTTGGCAAACCGGTGGTGGTACTTTCCAACAATGATGGATGTGTGATAGCCAGAAGCAACGAAGCAAAAGCATTGGGCATCCCGATGGGGGCGCCGGCTTTTGAGTATGAAGAGATTTTTGAGCAACACAAAGTGCATGTTTTCTCGGCCAATTTTCCGTTATACGGAGACATGAGCCGCAGGGTGATGAGTATCATAGCGGACATGTCGCCCGGAGTGGAGATATACAGCATAGACGAGGCCTTTGTCGACCTTCGGGGAGTGGACAGAGAGCAACTGAAATCATGGGGAAGGTCCTTACGCGAAAAAGTGTTGAAATGGACAGGAATACCGGTAAGCATAGGCATTGCTCCTTCAAAAGCTTTGGCAAAAGTGGCCAACAGAGTAGCAAAAAAGTTTCCGGACCAAACCGCTAATTGTCATGTAATAGACAGCGATTATCTAAGAGAAAAAGCTTTAAGGTGGTTATCTATTGAAGATGTGTGGGGAATAGGTCGCCGATATACGCGTAAGTTGCAAGCCATGGGAATAAAAACAGCTTTCGATTTTTGCCGCTTGCCCGAAGCTTGGGTAAAGAAGCACATGACCATTCAAGGGTGGAGGTTGCAGCAGGAGCTCAAAGGCCATCCTGTTTTGGATTTAGAAGTATCCATACCAAAGAAATCGATTGCCACCACGCGGTCGTTTGACCGGCATTATGAGAACTTTGACGATCTGCGTGAACGTATAGTGACGTTTGCCGCATCGTGTGCCGAAAAATTGCGCCGGCAAAACTCTCTGTGCAGCGTGCTCATTGTGTTTATTCATACCAACGGTTTTCGGAAAGATTTGCCTCAATACAGCCGGAATGTGTTGCTGCAATTGCCTTATCCTACCGACTCTACCTTGGTGATTGCGCGTTTTGCCGAAGAAGGTTTAAAACGTATCTATAAGCCGGGATTTGCTTATAAAAAAGCAGGCGTGATATTGACCGATTTTGTCAATCATGCTTCTGTGCAGCTTAATTTGTTTGAAACGCCGGATATGCGCCATGGACGTTTGATGAAAGCTATTGACAACATCAACAGCCGCTGGGGAATGATGAAGATTCGTCTGGCTGCACAGGATGCCAAAACATGGAAAATGAAGCAGGCATTGCTTTCTCCTCAATATACCACACGCTTGAGCGATATATTGGTTATTAAAGCATAAAAAAATATGTGTTTTTATACATCACAAAGCAAAACAGCTCTGCAATTGGAACAGCGTTTTCATGCCATTTTTGAAGATGTACAAAGGTATACACCGGGCCTATATGTGGCATTTGCTTATCCTGAGACCCCCGTGATTCGTCATCATACACCGGATAAAATAGAAATGCTCCATTGGGGACTTATTCCGCCATGGGCTAAAAATACAGACATACGCAAATATACGCTAAATGCCAAAATCGAAACTATCGAACAAAAACCATCGTTCAAACCGGTAGTAAAAAATCGGTGTTTGGTATTGGTGGACAGTTTCTACGAATGGAAATGGCTTGATCCCAAAGGGAAGCAAAAACAAAAGTACCGGATAGCATTGCCGGAAAATGAACCTTTTGCATTGGGGGGATTGTGGAGCGAATGGATCGACAAACAAACAGGCGAATTGTGGAAAACATACACCATATTGACTACTGATGCCAACGATATGATGGCTGAAATACATAACAGCAAAAAAAGAATGCCGATAGTTTTGCACCCGGATTATGAGCAAGAATGGTTGAAGGGTGGAGACCCGGTTATGCAGGATGACCGCTTGGTGGCTTTTCCGGAGTGAGCTGAAATAATTTTCGACAACATAGCAATCTGATGATGTTTGATTCTCGTCATTAAATTACGTGAGAAATGGATTGCATGTAAAATCAAGCATTTCTGCAGGTGTAGAAAACGGGCAATTTATTTGGGTGTTTTTTGCAAAAGATAAATGGCCAATATCCCATAAAGGAAATTTGGAATCCAAACCGCCACCCAGGGTGTAAGCCCGGCATTGGTGGAAAATGTGGTAGAAACCTGCATCAACAGAATATAGCTGAAACTCAAAGCAATTCCTAAACCTAGATGAGCACCGGTGCCACCACGCACTTTTCTCGATGCAATGCTTACACCGATGATGGTCAAGACAAAAGCAGAAAAGGGAAATGCAATACGTTTTTG
The Vicingaceae bacterium genome window above contains:
- a CDS encoding SOS-response transcriptional regulator UmuD-like protein; amino-acid sequence: MSIKLYEGSRLEIYSAMTDTVLERPFVGGGISAGFPSPAMDFEFDAIDLNRFLVKHPAATFYGRVKGNSLKNAGIDDGDILVIDRSMEPSHGKIAVCYINGEFTAKRIHISKGEVWLMPENEDYEPIKVEEGNELIIWGVVTYVIKAV
- the umuC gene encoding SOS mutagenesis and repair protein UmuC, whose protein sequence is MFALIDCNNFYASCERVFRPDLLGKPVVVLSNNDGCVIARSNEAKALGIPMGAPAFEYEEIFEQHKVHVFSANFPLYGDMSRRVMSIIADMSPGVEIYSIDEAFVDLRGVDREQLKSWGRSLREKVLKWTGIPVSIGIAPSKALAKVANRVAKKFPDQTANCHVIDSDYLREKALRWLSIEDVWGIGRRYTRKLQAMGIKTAFDFCRLPEAWVKKHMTIQGWRLQQELKGHPVLDLEVSIPKKSIATTRSFDRHYENFDDLRERIVTFAASCAEKLRRQNSLCSVLIVFIHTNGFRKDLPQYSRNVLLQLPYPTDSTLVIARFAEEGLKRIYKPGFAYKKAGVILTDFVNHASVQLNLFETPDMRHGRLMKAIDNINSRWGMMKIRLAAQDAKTWKMKQALLSPQYTTRLSDILVIKA
- a CDS encoding DUF159 family protein; translated protein: MCFYTSQSKTALQLEQRFHAIFEDVQRYTPGLYVAFAYPETPVIRHHTPDKIEMLHWGLIPPWAKNTDIRKYTLNAKIETIEQKPSFKPVVKNRCLVLVDSFYEWKWLDPKGKQKQKYRIALPENEPFALGGLWSEWIDKQTGELWKTYTILTTDANDMMAEIHNSKKRMPIVLHPDYEQEWLKGGDPVMQDDRLVAFPE